The region TTTCAGCCAAAGATCTCAAGGTTATGTACGAAAAAGTTATAACAGTTCTTGCGAGATATTTTTGTGGGTGCAAACAAGTGAAGATGTAGATGCTGACGAACAGTGATATAAATCCAGAACCTAGTAGAAAGAAAGGAAAGCAGCAAATCTAAAGAGGATAAACTTAAGGAGATATATGGCAAGCTTAAGAGTCAGCATGACGAATCGTCCTACAATACACCACATTGTGGGCGCGAATGATTCAGTGTGGTACCCATGACGACTACAAAGACTCTCCACATGTGCCAATGATTACTGGAATGCCTCAGAAACGTCTGAAAAAGGACTCTCTTACTGAAACCTTTGCTGGAGCTGCTGAAGCAATTGCCAAAGCGTTTTCAACTCCTCAAGATCGTCCGGCCGCTTCGAGTTCAAGACCTGATTCGGGAATTGTAGGAGTTTCACCTGGAAAATGCATTGATTTAAGATCAAAGAATTTACAACAACTATACGGTTCCTACAAGAGCGTTTCGAGGACAACATTATCTCGGCCTCTCAACTTGCTGAACAAAAagcttttttttttatgctCTATACGTAACCTTACATAATATTCTTTTGTCATTCAGTACTTGTATATAggtttttttataattataccatggtAAAAAATCAATGTTTACTGTAATTCATTCCAGTGCAATGTTATGAGAATAATTAGCAAGTGATCAGTATTTAGAACTGTATATTCCACACGATTCAATCCATGCTTCACAACTAGTCTTCCTTTGTTATTGTTGAAAATGCAGCTAGAAATGTAGTCTCGATATCCATTGTAGCACTCAATTCCTGTTCAATTAGCCTGATTGATCATGATGACTTAACTTTATTGAAAAGCATCTCAATAGGGTTATAATCAGGGCTGTAGGGAGGGAGATAATGGACCAGACTTCCCATCTCACGAATTACACTGGTTACACCTGTTACGTGATGCACTGAACAGTTATCCATTATTACAACGCTATTCGAATTATATACCCATCAAAAGTCATGAGGTGTGGTAGTAACTGCTTTTCAATGAAATTGACATAGATATCTCTATTAACAGACCCACGTACAATCTTAAGATCTATGATACCATTGATTGTCATAGCTGCAATCGCCGAAACACGCTCGCCTCATTTGACAGGCATGCCTCGCGCTGCATATCCATACTTACGGAGAGCATTTCGTCGGTCACAGCCAGTCTCGTCAATGAAAATAGGAAAATGATCTTCATACATTGAAACTTCACTTACATAATAAGTAGCTCTAAGTTCTTCATCTCTCTGTGAAGCTATACTAGTTGCATTTTTTTTCTACTGAAATTATTTTTCTTCAAAAAGTGCACAGAGATGAAAGGCTGATGCTTAGACCGAACATCCAGCTTAATTCATACTGGATTTCCCACAGATAGATCCCAGGCTTATCCAaaacaagcataagcacagtcAACTGCACTGGCCTTGTCATCTTGATGGGGAGGTTCTCACAAGAGTATGCCTTTTTCATAACTGTTCCAGTTGTCTTAAAAGTATTCACAATCCTATGAACTGTAGAAGCATCTACGGACAGATTTGAAGCAATATTTTTCAGGGAGAGCTTTTCAACCTCGCGCTGCCACACCATCCTCCATCGAAGGTCTTCACTGTAGGCAGATGTCCTCTTTGATCCACATGAAGTGGAACTTGCTCCTCTCACAGCCATAGCTAGTGACTCTTCAGCCTTTCACAAGGCTATATCAGTGTCTAATCTTAACGTCTATTCGATTTTACTGTTATACACACCTGTAATTGTCAAAACAAGtcattagtataattatgtcctgaCCATAAACTTAAGAAGACACTGCTCAATTGATggctcagtataattataatagcctaTACTGGCAGACCACATCAAAATAAGGCTTTATGGAGAAAAAACAGAGTGGGGACTGAGAGTCAGTAGTGTGACCAAACTAAAGAATAGAGTTAGTATCATCACTTTATAAGTTACATAGATCTACTTACAAGTGATTCACACGTATATAGAACTGCATGAGTGGAGGGGTACAATACAAGTACTAATTAGCTTGTAGCAATGGCTTGACGTATTCTTTGCTTGTATAAGGGCTAAGTAATATACGTAAGGTAACTCCTCAAACCttgttatgcatgcatgtattgtggtAATACCCACTTAAGAAAACATTCTTTAATTAATAGCCTGGCAGACGAAATCAAGGGCTTTATATttccagtgcatgcatgtagctgatATCGATATCATACCAGATGTGTAGCAATAATTAGGCCacacaaattgatctcatgTTTCACATAGCCTCAGTCCCAAGCTCTTTCTTtgtcacaatcgttcaataagaggTATTAATTTGAGATAGAGGTAAAGTTAAGAAAAGGAGAGCGAAGTCGCGTGAcagtagaagggtggtagagaCTAAAAGGGTGAAATTGAACGTAGGCAGGTAGAGTATATACCCACCTcaatctatgactaataaactTTGTGCAAGACTGGCGGACATGGCCATTAGACTTGGAAGTGGCAGCACTTCAATGTGttatacaagctagctagctatacctactTACTATAGtactagattgtgtgttttacAATAATATAGCTACTATTAATTTAGCttcgttcccaggccaatcCATCTCCAGCTAGGTCGACTCCTAGGCCTggtcgacctagcgttcaaatgGAGACGGatcctgggaacgaggctactaTTAATTCAGATTTATCAGATCTGCTATATAGACTAGCTTATagtagtcatcattatcatctagcataataattatagtttagtTATCATAGAGCAGGTAGCTATATATGATACTAAgctactagcctcgttcccagccaagttgtctctaaaataacgaaGAAAAATTGGCCTAGGAACGAGGCTACTAAGCTACCTGCTATCAGAGCTGCACACTGGTTCACCATTGCACTGAGCTTGGTCTCTGCTCCTGGCCTTACTTTGCAGTGTGTTAAttaatgcgtgggagaataccacCTACGTTACAATGGTGGGCTACATATcacccacgttcataaaaatgtaTGTGGACCACGCGACTTCGCATACTAGGCTTTACTTTTTCTTTCAGGTCTATCATTTCCTTCTTTACATACTGCCTGCCATCATCTCATTTATATTGAGAGCTAGACaagaataaaaaaaaaataacCTGGGGACAAGCAGACTTTTAATTCCCAAAAACAGACTAGGGTGGCGCAGGCAAAAAAAGtaatgaatattattataaaaccacaataattattattaacagagtcacaacacaccacaaaaaGTGACTTTAGCAAAACATTACTACGCTTTGCTAAATCACGTGGCCATTCTTAACCTCTGACCTGGACCACTATATCGGGGTTTATTCTGCAAAACTATGACCCGTAAAATCTGTGATACATTATTAGGTGTGGCTTATTGTACTCCTCGTGCACGCACATTAAAACACTTATTGCTAGCTATTTAAAGTGTGATATACAATTAATTACAATCTACTTACAAGACTTGTAACAAGTGATCCAATAGTAGAACTGAGGGCTTCAATGCAATTTCTTATAGCAATGGCTCATACTGTATCATAGAGTAAAACAAAACAATTATGTGAGGGAACTCCCCAAACCTATATAGTCTGCATTGTGGTTCTTCAAATTAATCTTAAGCCTACTGGcagaccacatcaaaggctttATGCATATTCATATCTACTATTGTGAAAGCAGgattaaaaaaaaaatcaaATTGAGCATTTGCACAATTCTTCTCCaggtactagatctacatcctTGCAATTGGTTACTTTCATATTGCGTTCTTGAGCCCAATCTCCTTGACCGCCCATGATGTGTTTCTTTCGATTTGTTTTCCTTTGTGATTTTTCTTTTAGTTCGTGGAAAACATCGAGTATTTTTTACACAAACTCAGCCTGCTTTGTTTCGCTGAAGGTTCGTGCAATTCATGCAAACAGAAGTCAGACAAGGCGATGCAAAAGTTAGGATGGACGCTCTTCTGTGCTTTTTAATAAAAATCTTTTATGCCTTTTATAGTAGAGAAGTAGgaattacaataattaattattatagaacaCTTCTAGCTAGTAATGTTTTGCTGTATATGCCTATTATAGCTAGGAAGTGAATAGTATAGAGTCACTACAGTCCAATTAAGTAACAATTGCAAGCCAGAAACATAACACATAACAGTTAAATTGCAGTACACCTTTGAACTAACATAGTATCAGTTAAATTGACATAGCCTTAGTTGAACTGACGTGACAAATTGGAATTGACATAGGGTAGCCTCAGTTGAATCTCCCACAATCTCGAGCCTATACTATAatgtgtacctcagggccaccgtacatTAAACTTTCAGTTTTGATATATAACTATAGACTAATGTAGCAATGATAATATGTGTCCTTACAATAAAAAAAACTCTGTCAACAATATTAATGAAAAAGCTAGTACTACagtacatttataattatacaatctgcagactataattatatatactaaaTCCTATGAACAAAGTCACGTACTATTTATAGTGCAGTATTTCCCCCTAACAGCTGATGACAAGTCCCCATAATCAATGTCATGGAGAGCGTCGGCAATAATGCTCCAAGTTATTCCTAGACTCTTGTAGTTTTTGGCAATGAACAGGAACAGAGCAATCTTCTGACCTTCAGTATCTGGATGTGTACAGAGAGAAAATAAATAACATAActaattaaccctttcccagttttaattaaaacaagaaaatacagaataaataacaattttctttaaaaattcatatatcatgaaccatacattgaaatgacttgtaactatttcctGCAGGTAGCGcaggtatcttgacaccatcttcgttacctagcaactgaccacccccactaattagcaattgtttacaaacattcacaattatgtacataaataataatttattgtatgaCGGCACaaagacactaaataagtgttctcaatgttctcacggtgacatggttcaatcaggatctgcatAAAGTTCTCAGTGAGGTCGTACCAGCAGACgctttcttcacctacacacaggtttacaagttcaatggtggctcatgatgtccactgctgtactaactagcctaaatacaattatatactgtactaCATAATGCTTACCAGATCCAAGAAGTTTATCCATCGCAAGAGCcttagcttgaggtagcttcttatctagctatgatcccagtcactatcctctcactcaataaggccataagcatcgatattctcactgtctagctgctctatagaacctcactgaggttgtactacgaagatcttgaaacggtcacttttctttcgacattaTTGTAcgaagcgtacctcgaggcagcatATACACAGcgaatttttgaaaattaCCACTAAAgtagccgtcatatgacggcttcaacggggaaagggttaatataTAGAAAGAGGCAAGAACTAAACAAAGTAACAATTCCCCAATGCATCATTTTAATTTACCACATCGATTGTCTTGCTGGATGACCTCCAGTCGGTATTGAGGAATGCCCAAACTGACCCCAAAGAGTATTGGTTTTGTGAGTGTCTTGAGCTCCTTGTATAAGATAATGAGAGTGAACTCTGGTGGTACTGAATGGGAGGAGAGGGACATTAGTACTATACAGTCACTATAGTAAATTAAGGTGCACATCTCGTAAGAGTCAGCAACTAACACAACTGATCCtgtatgtatacgtatatgtGTGATATAGCtcaattatgataattattataagtgtcTCTGCAAAAAAATATTAGTGACAGCTAGACTGACAGGTGATCTACCTGAACTGGCTGGAGTTACTTGTAGAGATGAAGTTGGGAGGGGTGGTGCAATTACATCATCTTTACTAGAGTCAGCAACTAACACAACTGAGCCTGTATGTATACGTGTGTGTGATCTGAGGGTCAATACAAGCGAGTTAACTCACTTGTTTCTTCCAGCTGATCAGTTATTAGAGTAGACTGTACAGTAGGCTCATCATTGAGTGATTCTGTAGCTTGAAGGGAGTGCTGGTAATTATGTACTGGAGTAAAGATCTCAAAATTGGCAGGAGCAGTGCTAAGAGTGTCCAGTGCATTGTCTGTTTGGTcgagctacaataattataagatcaGTAAAAAACATACATAAAATGTACAACATTCACTCACGTCAAATAGTTCAGCCACCTCAATCAATTTTGACAGTAGTGCATCCCAAAGTTTGTAGAAAACACAGGCCATCTATAGATTGAAATGATAGTGTCtatgccaataattatgaaaaatgACTTACCTCTTCATTTTGCGGAGGTAAATATGTTTTCTCCCACTTATTCAGCAATGCGGTTTTTCGTGATTCCTCAAAGGCCTGTATTTAaaaaataataactataactGTGAAATAGAGATAGTGAATAACCTTCAAGTGCTCGTTGCACATGAGTATCAACTCCTCGCTCACAGGATTACCATGGAGATTAACGCCAGCTTGGAAATCATTGAAGTCCTCAAGTCCGGGAAATAGCTCGGGTAGACACTCAGTGAGAGCCACCACTCCCTCGTCATCAATGGAGTTGTTAAAGAGATCCAACAAATACAAACTCTTACACATCAAATTAGCGGACTTGAGATGGTGGATAAGCATTATGATGTCAGCAGAGGCGAGAGAACAGTTAGAGCAGATAAGATATTCCAGTGATCGAAATACCTGAAGAAACTTTACCAGTAAGAGAGTACCAGTGAATCCACTGAAATTGGAGCGAATCAAGTCCAACCGTTTTAAACAGTAAAACCTATTTGGGTGAAGATTCAACAGCATGGACTCTGAGTGAAATGAATTAGTGAGATGGGTAGCTGATAAATCAATTTGTTTCAATCGTAACGGAATGTTTTCAACAACTGAACATAATCCAGGTAACCCAAGGTTATTATCAGAGAGGTATAAGTATTCCAATCGAGCACACTGAGAAGAAATGGAATGTAAGAGGGAGGTCAATAGCGCTCCATTGACATCAGCATCGACAGTGAGGGTGTTGGATAACCCAAGAGTATTCAGGTTATTAAGAGCACCAGACTGCACAGCTGTCTCTAATAACTGTATGCCAGACACTCCAAGAGGATTGTGAGATAAATGCAGTTGTGTGAGGCTAGTACAagatgtgtgcatgaatgacGACATAATGTTAGTAAAGCTGTTTTTAGACAAAGAGAGATCATCTAAAGCTCTAAAGGCAGCTGAGGCTCTCTTGAATAGATCTGAAATACCAATGTCAGACAATTTAGTCTGTTGAAGGGATAATTCTTTAACTTGCAGTTTACCATTAGCATTTGAAAGTATGTCGGTTAGTTCCTTCAACAGCTTATCATCGATTGCACAATAGTATATGCTGATAACCATATCATCACATTTTGCAGCATGACGAAGAACATAAAACTTAGCTACACAGTCGAAGGGAGTTTTGAAGCCACTGTACAATAAAGAATCTTTAGACATTATACAAACTTTTAATGCATAGTCAGGGTCCGAAGCTTCAAAGGCCGCATGACATAAAATCAAACAATCATCCAAAATATCACGCTCCATAGCCATCAGAAAGTGATTCATCAAACCATCTTCCAAACTGATCACCTTATCACTACGACTGACATTGTGTTTACTAGCAAGACCAAACATAAATCTCCACACCATGTCAAACCGGCTACTGTCAAAGTGAGCCCTAACAACCTTCAGTTTCTCCTCATTGGGTAGAGTAGCAATATGGAGGGCAGCCAAGAACTCCTGGATGGTCAGGTGAGCAAAATGAAAAGATAGGCCATGACCAACAGATAGAAGTGATCGTGCAGACTGCAACAGACCAAAGCACTGCAATTTGTCACCAACTTCGGGTAAGCGAGAGGACAATTCGTCTTCTGAGAAAACCAGCTGATCTAATAATAAGCATTCGTAGGCAAACTCACAGATCAACCAGAACGTGTCTTGTAGATTATTCGGAATCTTGTCAAACCTGTTGAGACCAATTGGACAATCAGGGAATTTCTTTTTGACATTGCGAAGGATAATATTAAGAACAATTTGAGTGTACAGCTCAGTTAGCGTACGAGGAAGCTCTTGGTCTGAAGTGTGCCACAAGTTACAAACAATGGCGCAATTTAGGGGCACAGAACACACACTCTGAATGACTGGGTTGTTCTCAAGCTGCTTGATAAGAGAAGAAGCTTTCTTTGGGAATTGCTCAAACTCTGATTCTATGTACTGCTTGACATTCTCTTCATTAAAACCAACTACCTCAACCAAACGGTCCACAGAAGGAAGGTCGTGAAGAGGAGCTGAAGCAGAAGGGCGTGAGGTGAGGATAATAGAAGCAAAAGGAAGAAGACGTCCAAACAAAAGATTGTATAGAAAAGACTTTTTTGAACGATTTGCTTCACTGAGCTCGTCCCATCCATCAGCTATGATGAGCACTCCCTTTCCTCTTGTCCTCTTTAGCTGTCGAGCAACAGACTCACAGATGGTCTCATCGGGGTGATGAAGGGCCAGGAGGTCAGGAAAAGAAGAAGCTGAGCTGACTAACTGATCCCTGAGAGGAAGCAACAAAACACAGTCAAATTGTGTCAGGATATTGCCCTCTGCCCATCCTTCAGCAAGCATGGCACACAGTGTGGTTTTACCAATCCCAGCATTGCCTTCAACGATAACTTTCTTGACTGCTTTCTTTCCTTCTTCAACTTTGAAGAGGCCACCGTGAAGAATTTTAGTACGTGTAACCTTCTTATCATCAGGTGCACCATGTTGTGGCAAGCCAGCTCTAAATCCTTCTTTCTTTTCAGCCTCCACTAACTGCAAGTTTATCAGCTTGTCTCCAGAAACTGGTGGCCATTGCTCCTCCGTATTTAATTGCCTCTCTCTGTAAACTTCCTTTACACTTTCAACAAACTCTTCTTGTGTTTCCATGTTAACTATAAAATAGACTGTTTAAATTACAGATTCATTTGACAAATTCCCCGTTAGAGTAAACAACCCATTATCGAACACGTGCTATTTTCGAACGCGTGTTCTCGAGGACAGCGGCTCAGAGCACTAAGCTGATAGTACCTAGGTATAGACAAGGTAAAGCTCTATTCAAGTCCAAACTCAcagccaacaaaaagcttcttCGGCGGAGTGACAGGGCCAAATACTCAactattggaacagatttagtTCGAACATAGCCACGATTCTTCGAACTCTCTCTCTCGTATCAACAGAAGGCtctaagcagctagctacaatgcatGACCGTAATCTATAACTAGTAAACTATGTACAGCTCTGGTTTCAAGGTCTGACTGCAAGCCGTTAGACAATGGTGTCCTCTTGAAATAGTGCAGTATTGCCATCAAAATCCGAACGATTATTGCCTTTTTCTTTATAATCTCCAGTGGAGCCATGACGTAAGAATGCAACTTTAGGAAAAAAATGGAGATTATGGTATTAATCGTTTGGATTTTGATGGCAATACTGGACTTTTTCAAGAGGCCACCATTATCTAACGGTTTGCAGTCAGACCTGaatcaatttgtagtttctcaggctctcGCGCTTGGAAAATGGTCAGCTTTCCAATATCACAGACCTCAAAGTAGAGGCACTATAAAAGGATGGTTGATAAGTttaaattatgcacttccgcttttTGAGGAAGTTGGGGTATGTTTTCAGATAGtcattatcattaatatttatcGTTTGCCTCGATTGCTTGCTATTGTAGGaataatagcctgagaaaGTACAAATTGACTTTTTGTATGGCCTTAGCCTCTTAGACTAGTTTCTCtcacttggaatgccattgcatcagaagagtgtgtagcaaaacttgttcaccgagtgttgctactctacttagtagttagctctgcactagaacgctagctattggtagctgcaagagtgagaagagagctccaaggctctgctgatgcagccattaatttttagacttgaacttttggcatcgatcgtttttaacacaATCATGTCGATTTTATTTCCTACTCCTTGAGTTTcgctgtgattctggattctgctgCATACagcaaattaattaatgtgtcATCATGAAATAGTGTATACtaatagctatagtagctttatgttatgtaactTTGACACccccaccgaggcatcagcactcaCGGTTTGAGTGAATGTTGTGTGTAGCCAGGTTGATTATACCATTATACAGAGCCGGCGGAACCGCTCCGGTTGGTCAGACCAAAACTAAACCACTTTTCCCACGTTCGCTCA is a window of Halichondria panicea chromosome 13, odHalPani1.1, whole genome shotgun sequence DNA encoding:
- the LOC135346180 gene encoding NACHT, LRR and PYD domains-containing protein 3-like; translated protein: METQEEFVESVKEVYRERQLNTEEQWPPVSGDKLINLQLVEAEKKEGFRAGLPQHGAPDDKKVTRTKILHGGLFKVEEGKKAVKKVIVEGNAGIGKTTLCAMLAEGWAEGNILTQFDCVLLLPLRDQLVSSASSFPDLLALHHPDETICESVARQLKRTRGKGVLIIADGWDELSEANRSKKSFLYNLLFGRLLPFASIILTSRPSASAPLHDLPSVDRLVEVVGFNEENVKQYIESEFEQFPKKASSLIKQLENNPVIQSVCSVPLNCAIVCNLWHTSDQELPRTLTELYTQIVLNIILRNVKKKFPDCPIGLNRFDKIPNNLQDTFWLICEFAYECLLLDQLVFSEDELSSRLPEVGDKLQCFGLLQSARSLLSVGHGLSFHFAHLTIQEFLAALHIATLPNEEKLKVVRAHFDSSRFDMVWRFMFGLASKHNVSRSDKVISLEDGLMNHFLMAMERDILDDCLILCHAAFEASDPDYALKVCIMSKDSLLYSGFKTPFDCVAKFYVLRHAAKCDDMVISIYYCAIDDKLLKELTDILSNANGKLQVKELSLQQTKLSDIGISDLFKRASAAFRALDDLSLSKNSFTNIMSSFMHTSCTSLTQLHLSHNPLGVSGIQLLETAVQSGALNNLNTLGLSNTLTVDADVNGALLTSLLHSISSQCARLEYLYLSDNNLGLPGLCSVVENIPLRLKQIDLSATHLTNSFHSESMLLNLHPNRFYCLKRLDLIRSNFSGFTGTLLLVKFLQVFRSLEYLICSNCSLASADIIMLIHHLKSANLMCKSLYLLDLFNNSIDDEGVVALTECLPELFPGLEDFNDFQAGVNLHGNPVSEELILMCNEHLKAFEESRKTALLNKWEKTYLPPQNEEMACVFYKLWDALLSKLIEVAELFDLDQTDNALDTLSTAPANFEIFTPVHNYQHSLQATESLNDEPTVQSTLITDQLEETSSVVLVADSSKDDVIAPPLPTSSLQVTPASSVPPEFTLIILYKELKTLTKPILFGVSLGIPQYRLEVIQQDNRCDTEGQKIALFLFIAKNYKSLGITWSIIADALHDIDYGDLSSAVRGKYCTINST